The following DNA comes from Candidatus Zixiibacteriota bacterium.
CTCCACCTGGCTCATGGCTCGGAATCTACAACCGCGCCAAGATTAGGCAAGGAGAAACCCGCGGCGCTGCCGATAAGAGGACTATGGGGGTGACAGGAATATCAGTCGAACCTAAGTTGGCAGACAACCCCATCGCCTGGAACATTGTCGTTATGGCACACTCGCGCGTACTGGTGGTCGATGACGACCCCAATTTGACCGAATTGCTGGTCGATACCCTCGAAACGATCGGCTATGATTCGCGCGCCGCCGCCTCGGCGCAGGAGGCGCTCGAACTGATGGCTGCCGAGCACTTCGATCTCGTCATTTCCGACATTAACATGCCGAAAATGTCCGGCATCGAGCTGCTGCAGGAAATCAAACGCCACAATCGTCACTTGCCCGTAATGCTGATCACCGGCATCAGCACCGACGGCGTCAAGGCGCAAGCCTACTCAAACGGCGCCGACGGTTTTCTCGCCAAACCTTTTCGCATCGGCAACATCGAATCGGAGATCGCTAAATTGCTTACCAACATCAACCGCCGCCGCGTCGTCGTGATCGATGACAACGAAGAGTTCCTCCTGAGCCTGCAACAGCGCCTCGAAGAACGCGACAACGAAGTTCACGCTTTCACTTCGGTCGGCGACTCGGTCAAGTTCCTCGACGACAACCCCGTCGATCTGGTCATCACCGATCTAAAGATGCCCGACGGCGACGGGATCACGTTGGTCGAGCTCTTGCACGAGCGTTATCCGCGGTTGCCGGTGATCATGGTCAGCGCCTATGCCACCGAAAGTCTGATCGCGCGAATCAAAGAGGCAGGGGTCAACCGCTTCCTGCCCAAGCCGATTAACTTCAAGGAATTGGACGAAGCCTTGGAAGAGTGCATCGCCGAAAAGTAGCGGCGAGCAAAGATCTCAACTGACCGGCTCTCTTTCCGCCGGTCAGTTTTCATTTCCGGCTACTTCCCTGCCGCCAGCACCCGCATCATCTCCTTGTGAATGCGCCCGTTCGAACCCAGCAACCGGTCCTTGTAGATCGAAAACTCGTTGCCGTCAAAATCGGAGATGCGTCCGCCCGCCTGCCGCACGATCAGGACTCCGGCCGCCATGTCCCAGGGATGCAGCTTCAACTCCCAATAGCCGTCAAAGCGTCCGCAGGCCAGGTAGCACAGGTCGAGGGCAGCCGATCCGGCCCGCCGCACGGCCCGCGCGGTTTTGACGAAGTTCGTGAAATTGACCAGGTTGTTGATCCGGCTGGTGCGGATGTCGTAGGGAAACCCGGTTGCCAGCAGCGCCTGATCGAGCCGCCGCCGGTCGCTCACCGCGATCGGCCCCCGGTTCAGCCGCGCCACATCGTGTTTGGTCGCGGTAAACATTTCGTCCCGCGTGGGATCGTAGATGCAGCCCGCCACCAGTTCGCCGTTGCATTCGGCCGCGATCGACACGCACCACACCGGAAACGTATGCGCGTAATTGGTCGTGCCGTCGAGCGGATCGACAATCCACTTCACCTCAGCGGCCTCCTCGCGCACACTTCCCTCTTCGGTCAGGAACGATGATTCCGGAAACGCCCGGCGCAGATGCGCGACGATCAGAGTCTCGCTGCGCAGATCCATCTCCGTCACCAGGTCGATGCGCCCCTTCAGCTGGACTTTACGATTCTTCTGGACGTTGGCCAGCAAGAGCCGGCCGGCTTGGTGCGCTGCCTCGGTTGCGGCCTGCAACAGCGCCGCCGACAATGCCCGATTGACTTTCATACACCTCTGGTGGCCTCCTGATCTTGATATTGAAGCTGGTACAGCCGCCAATATACGCCGTGCTGCTTCAACAACTCCTCATGCCGCCCCTGTTCGACAATCCGCCCTTTATGGAACACCAATATCTTGTCGGCCTCCCGAATCGTCGATAACCGGTGTGCCACCACGACCGAGGTCCGACCTTCGAAGAGCCGATGAATGGCCTGCTGAATGATGTTTTCCGTTTCGTTGTCCACCGACGATGTGGCTTCGTCGAGAATCAGGACGCGCGGATTGTACGCCAGCGCGCGCGCAAAACTGATCAGCTGCCGCTGTCCGACCGACAACGAGCTCCCGCGTTCACCGACTTTGTGGGCGAATCCGTGTTCAAGCCGATTCACGAACGGTAACAGCCCGACTCGTTCCGCGGCGGCGCGCACCTGTTCGTCGCTGATCTGCTCATTGCCGAGCGTAATGTTGTCCTGGATTGAACCGGAGAAGAGGAATACATCCTGCAACACCAGTCCGACCTGCGCCCGGACTTCGCGCGGATCGAGCTGCCGGATTTCCGCGCCGTTCAGCATGATCGCGCCACTGTTGACATCGTACAGGCGGCACATCAAGCTGACCGTCGTCGTCTTGCCCGAGCCCGTTGCGCCGACGAGTGCCACCTTCTCCCCGGAACCGATCTCGAACGAGACATCGTTGAGCACCGGGTGGTCGGCGTTATAGGCGAAATTCACCCGGTCGAACTTGATCGTCCCGTCGTAGCCATCGAGCCGGTGCGCCGCCGTCGGCGCCGTGATCGCCGGCGACGTGTCGAGAATATTGAAGATGCGCTCCGAAGCGGCCATCGCCGCCTGCAGGATATTGTACTTCTCCGCCAAGTCGCGAATCGGGCGGTAAAACATATCGACGTATTGGAAAAACGCCACCAGCGTGCCGAAGCTGATTGCCTGCTGCACCACCTGCCCGCCGCCGTACCAGACGATCAGCGCCGTGCTGATCGCGCCGATGATTTCCACGACCGGGAAAAACACGGCGTAGAGCAGAACCGAGCGCTTGTGCTGATCCATCAACTCGCCGTTGATCTTGGCATAGCGCTTCATCGTCTTGTCTTCCTGCACGAAATTCTGCACCTCGGTCATGCCCGCCAGGTGCTCCTGGGTGAAGGCATTCAGCTTGGCCAGTTGGATGCGAATTTCGCGGTAGGAATCGCGCACCTTGACGCGGAACATGATCGTTGCGACCAGAATCAGCGGAATGATAATGAAGGTGACGAGTGACAGCTTCACTGACAGCGAGAACATGACAATGAGGATGCCGCCGATCATGATCAGGTTGCCGACGATATCGACCACGCCGGAAGCGAAGAGTTCGTTGAGGGCGTTGACGTCGGAGGTGACACGGGTCAGCAGCCGTCCGGTCGGGTTCTTGTCGTAGAAGCCGAGATGCATCGACTGGATATGACCGAACAGCTTCCCGCGCAGATCGAACATCGCCTTCTGCCCGATCCACTCCATGATGTAGATCTGCCCGTAGCCCATGGCGAACTCCAGCAGCAGCACGCCGAGGAACAGTAATGCGATCTGATTGAGACCCGGGCCGTCGCCGATCGCGATGTGCTCGTCGAAAGCCAGCTTGACCAAATACGGCCGCGTCAACTGCAGGGCCGAGGCGAGCATGAGCAGCAGCAGCGACAGCACAACATACCAGCGATAGGGCCGCAGATACGTCAGCAGTCGCCGCATCAGCCGGGCGTCGTAGGCCTTGCCCAGTTTGTCCTCTTCGCGAAAGTCCTGCATGCTACCCCAGCAGCTCCAGTTCGTCCGCCAGCAGCTCGCGGCGGATGATCTCAAAGTAGCGACCCTGCCGCGCGATCAGCTCTTCGTGGGTGCCGGTTTCGGCGATCCGCCCCTGGTCGAGCACGACAATCCGATCGGCGCGCCGGATCGTCGACGGGCGATGGCTGATCAGGAAAGTCGTAATGTTGCCCGCCGCGGTATGCAGCCGCTCGAGGATCAACTCTTCGGTCTGCGTGTCCACCGAAGAAAACGCGTCGTCGAGTACCAGGATCGTCGGCTTCTTCAGCAGGGCCCGCGCGATAGCGGCGCGCTGCTTCTGTCCCCCCGACAGCGTGATCCCGCGCTCGCCCAGAATGGTCTGATACTGGTCGGGGAAGCCCTCGACCTCGCCGTCGAAGGCGGCCAGTGTCGCCGCCTGCTGCACTTCGTCAAGATCGACCGTGGCGTGCGCAAAGGCGATATTGGCAGCGATGGTGTCGGAGAACAGGTAGGAGTCCTGTCGCACAAAACCGATCATGCCGCGCAGATCGTCGAGCGCCAGTTGGTTGATATCCACGTCGTCGATGAAAATTGTATTGTCGGGCACCGCGTAGGTGCGCATGAGCAGCGACACCAGCGTTGTCTTTCCGGCCCCCGTCGAACCCACCACCGCGACCGTCTCGCCGGGAGTGACTTCAAAGGCAATCTCCCGTAGCACCGGCGCCGTCGTGTTCGGATAGGCGAAGGAGAGTCCGTTAAACCGTACCCGTCCCCGTTTGTTCGCGATCGTCGCCGGCGCCGGGGGCGAATCGATCTCCGGCTGTTCCGCCAGCAGTCCATCGATACGCGTCAGCGAGGCCGTCCCGCGCTGGTACAGCGACACCACCCAGCCGATCGCCAGCATCGGCCAGATCAACATCATCAGGTAGACCATGAACGCGACATACTCCCCCTTCGAGATGGTTCCGTCGATCACTTCATGCCCGCCCGCCCAGAACACCGTCAGCACCAGCAGGCCGACCAGCAGAGTGATTCCGGGCATGAACATCGCCCGCACCCGCGCCAGCGCCAGGTTCAGCTTCACATACTTGTCGCTGACCTCGCGGAATTTTTCATTCTGATACGGTTCGCGCCGATAGGCCTTGATCACGCGCACGCCCGCCAGCGATTCCTGCACGAACGACGACAGCGCCGAGAAATGATCCTGAATCTTCACAAAGCGCTTGTGCGTCGCCGTC
Coding sequences within:
- a CDS encoding inositol monophosphatase, producing MKVNRALSAALLQAATEAAHQAGRLLLANVQKNRKVQLKGRIDLVTEMDLRSETLIVAHLRRAFPESSFLTEEGSVREEAAEVKWIVDPLDGTTNYAHTFPVWCVSIAAECNGELVAGCIYDPTRDEMFTATKHDVARLNRGPIAVSDRRRLDQALLATGFPYDIRTSRINNLVNFTNFVKTARAVRRAGSAALDLCYLACGRFDGYWELKLHPWDMAAGVLIVRQAGGRISDFDGNEFSIYKDRLLGSNGRIHKEMMRVLAAGK
- a CDS encoding ABC transporter ATP-binding protein is translated as MQDFREEDKLGKAYDARLMRRLLTYLRPYRWYVVLSLLLLMLASALQLTRPYLVKLAFDEHIAIGDGPGLNQIALLFLGVLLLEFAMGYGQIYIMEWIGQKAMFDLRGKLFGHIQSMHLGFYDKNPTGRLLTRVTSDVNALNELFASGVVDIVGNLIMIGGILIVMFSLSVKLSLVTFIIIPLILVATIMFRVKVRDSYREIRIQLAKLNAFTQEHLAGMTEVQNFVQEDKTMKRYAKINGELMDQHKRSVLLYAVFFPVVEIIGAISTALIVWYGGGQVVQQAISFGTLVAFFQYVDMFYRPIRDLAEKYNILQAAMAASERIFNILDTSPAITAPTAAHRLDGYDGTIKFDRVNFAYNADHPVLNDVSFEIGSGEKVALVGATGSGKTTTVSLMCRLYDVNSGAIMLNGAEIRQLDPREVRAQVGLVLQDVFLFSGSIQDNITLGNEQISDEQVRAAAERVGLLPFVNRLEHGFAHKVGERGSSLSVGQRQLISFARALAYNPRVLILDEATSSVDNETENIIQQAIHRLFEGRTSVVVAHRLSTIREADKILVFHKGRIVEQGRHEELLKQHGVYWRLYQLQYQDQEATRGV
- a CDS encoding response regulator codes for the protein MADNPIAWNIVVMAHSRVLVVDDDPNLTELLVDTLETIGYDSRAAASAQEALELMAAEHFDLVISDINMPKMSGIELLQEIKRHNRHLPVMLITGISTDGVKAQAYSNGADGFLAKPFRIGNIESEIAKLLTNINRRRVVVIDDNEEFLLSLQQRLEERDNEVHAFTSVGDSVKFLDDNPVDLVITDLKMPDGDGITLVELLHERYPRLPVIMVSAYATESLIARIKEAGVNRFLPKPINFKELDEALEECIAEK
- a CDS encoding ABC transporter ATP-binding protein, giving the protein MSTTKSTGKHKSISKYYRKYQRYYIWGFVVLFLSVFFHATLPWLMKVGIDSLDPTVGTAAHPVKDAISPWVHSLLGNNLALYALAMVIGAAIGGFFRFWARRTIIWGSRDIEYELRNEVFGHLLQLPAAFYQRTPSGDVIARLTNDLEAVRLMIGPAVMYLMNTIVTGIVAFTAMLIISWKLTLYSLIPLPLLSLVMWRLGTATHKRFVKIQDHFSALSSFVQESLAGVRVIKAYRREPYQNEKFREVSDKYVKLNLALARVRAMFMPGITLLVGLLVLTVFWAGGHEVIDGTISKGEYVAFMVYLMMLIWPMLAIGWVVSLYQRGTASLTRIDGLLAEQPEIDSPPAPATIANKRGRVRFNGLSFAYPNTTAPVLREIAFEVTPGETVAVVGSTGAGKTTLVSLLMRTYAVPDNTIFIDDVDINQLALDDLRGMIGFVRQDSYLFSDTIAANIAFAHATVDLDEVQQAATLAAFDGEVEGFPDQYQTILGERGITLSGGQKQRAAIARALLKKPTILVLDDAFSSVDTQTEELILERLHTAAGNITTFLISHRPSTIRRADRIVVLDQGRIAETGTHEELIARQGRYFEIIRRELLADELELLG